A region of Periophthalmus magnuspinnatus isolate fPerMag1 chromosome 13, fPerMag1.2.pri, whole genome shotgun sequence DNA encodes the following proteins:
- the LOC117380225 gene encoding uncharacterized protein LOC117380225, translating to MQRCWMALALFLCGSACVHRDCGRVPCVVKGHPEDKHLESCGDGGIAGRLQPPQEASVSQERLVGSVAASVLLTFVVGFSAGAMSRTHVLRCLRAVGRRLAPHHRPPPPRVSHHEVMMSSLDSTVPPIKPRRSYRLNPPTQHTVYLESCDSAASAAQTGEVTRAEVTGAEEETGAEEVTGAEITGREEQTGAGEVTGAEITGTEKESGAEEVTGAEDVTGAEEMAGVREATEAEEETGTEVTGTVDMKGAKEIGVEEVMCAAEVTDAEEMAGPEEGTEMTGTEETGLDREGTEEAGTEEESGEPSDAKTSRGRRVRVIRLYQYDEEGQRYGHLPRPSLQEPRPKVKQRSLSLNHLHTIMAAATAGPLEAVQGEAPAQDSTS from the exons ATGCAGCGGTGCTGGATGGCTCTGGCTCTGTTTCTGTGTGGGTCTGCCTGTGTCCACAGAGACTGCGGAAGGGTGCCCTGTGTGGTCAAAGGTCACCCTGAAGACAAGCACCTCGAGAGCTGTGGAGATGGAGGCATTGCAG GAAGGCTTCAGCCCCCGCAAGAGGCGTCTGTCTCTCAGGAGCGGCTGGTGGGGTCCGTGGCAGCATCTGTGCTGCTTACGTTTGTGGTGGGCTTCAGTGCTGGAGCTATGAGCAGGACCCATGTGCTCAG ATGCCTCCGTGCAGTGGGCAGAAGACTGGCTCCCCACCACCGTCCACCACCCCCTCGGGTCTCCCACCATGAGGTCATGATGAGCAGCTTGGATAGCACAGTGCCCCCTATCAAACCCCGACGCAGCTACAGACTGAACCCACCCACACAGCACACAGTCTACCTGGAGTCATGTGACAGTGCAGCTTCAGCAGCACAGACAGGAGAGGTGACAAGGGCAGAggtgacaggtgcagaggaagagacaggggcagaggaggtgACAGGGGCCGAGATAACaggtagagaggagcagacaggggcaggagaggtgacaggagcagagataacAGGTACAGAGAAGGAGTCAGGGGCAGAggaggtgacaggagcagaggatgtgacAGGGGCAGAGGAAATGGCAGGGGTAAGGGAagcaacagaggcagaggaggagacaggcacAGAGGTAACAGGTACAGTGGATATGAAGGGAGCCAAGGAGATAGGTGTAGAGGAGGTTATGTGTGCAGCAGAGGTGACAGACGCAGAAGAAATGGCAGGTCCAGAGGAGGGTACAGAGATGACAGGTACAGAGGAGACAGGTCTAGATCGGGAAGGTACAGAGGAGGCAGGTACAGAAGAGGAGTCAGGAGAGCCCTCAGATGCAaagaccagcagagggcgccgtGTGCGTGTCATCCGCCTGTACCAGTATGACGAGGAGGGCCAAAGGTATGGACATCTGCCACGGCCTTCGCTTCAGGAGCCGCGGCCCAAAGTCAAACAGCGCTCCCTGTCACTTAACCACCTCCACACCATCATGGCTGCTGCCACTGCAGGGCCCCTGGAGGCCGTGCAGGGGGAAGCCCCAGCTCAAGACTCTACATCATAA